The Salminus brasiliensis chromosome 8, fSalBra1.hap2, whole genome shotgun sequence genome has a window encoding:
- the prkag3b gene encoding 5'-AMP-activated protein kinase subunit gamma-3b — translation MDPVLEVPFMEDEGLTMKSTEPARDPDADIYTKFFMNHCCYDAIPTSSKLLIFDTTLQVKKAFFALVANGVRAAPLWDHKQQCFVGMLTITDFINILHRYYKSPMVQIYELEEHKIETWREIYLQYSITSLISITPESSLFDAIYSLLKNKIHRLPVIDPESGNVLHILTHKRILKFLHIFGSMIPKPRFLQKRIEEVEIGTFKEIATIQETATVYDALSIFVERRVSALPVVNEQGKVVALYSRFDVINLAAQKNYNNLNMTMQEAIEGRLCCVEGVLKCYPHETLETIIDRIAVAEVHRLVLVDEEDLVKGIVSLSDLLQALVLTPAEISSKADYDH, via the exons ATGGACCCTGTTCTTGAG GTTCCCTTTATGGAGGATGAGGGACTTACAATGAAGAGTACAG AACCTGCTCGAGATCCCGATGCAGATATCTACACCAAGTTCTTCATGAACCACTGCTGCTATGATGCCATTCCAACCAGCTCCAAACTGCTCATCTTTGATACAACACTGCAG GTAAAAAAGGCGTTTTTTGCGTTAGTCGCTAACGGTGTCAGAGCTGCGCCTTTATGGGACCACAAGCAGCAGTGTTTTGTGG GAATGCTTACCATAACAGACTTTATTAACATTCTCCACCGATATTACAAATCGCCTATG GTTCAGATCTATGAGTTGGAGGAGCACAAGATTGAAACCTGGAGAG AGATCTACCTTCAATATTCCATCACCTCCCTGATCAGCATCACCCCTGAATCCAG CCTCTTTGATGCCATTTACTCCTTGTTGAAGAACAAGATTCACAGGCTGCCCGTCATAGATCCTGAATCGGGGAACGTTCTGCACATCCTGACCCACAAGCGCATCCTGAAATTCCTTCACATCTTT GGTTCCATGATTCCAAAGCCACGATTTTTACAGAAGAGAATTGAAGAGGTTGAAATTGGAACCTTCAAGGAGATTGCCACAATCCAGGAGACGGCCACAGTGTATGATGCATTATCAATATTTGTTGAGCGCCGAGTATCAGCCCTGCCCGTTGTAAATGAACAAG GGAAGGTAGTGGCACTGTATTCCAGATTTGATGTCATT AACCTGGCTGCTCAGAAAAATTACAATAACCTCAACATGACCATGCAAGAAGCAATCGAGGGCCGTTTGTGCTGCGTTGAAGGAGTGCTGAAGTGTTACCCCCATGAGACCCTGGAGACCATCATTGATCGCATAGCTGTAGCAGAG GTTCACCGCCTGGTTTTAGTGGACGAAGAAGATTTGGTTAAGGGGATTGTCTCGCTGTCTGATTTGCTCCAGGCTTTGGTCTTGACTCCAGCAG AGATTTCTTCCAAAGCAGACTATGACCATTAA